A window of Xiphophorus hellerii strain 12219 chromosome 7, Xiphophorus_hellerii-4.1, whole genome shotgun sequence contains these coding sequences:
- the gja5a gene encoding gap junction protein, alpha 5a, translating to MGDWSLLGNFLEEVQEHSTSVGKVWLTILFIFRILVLGTAAESSWGDEQSDFMCDTQQPGCTNVCYDSAFPIAHIRYWVLQIVFVSTPSLIYMGHAMHTVRMEEKRKRMEQEEREARGDDGEDLQKEKEFLQQKQNTAEGTGRVRLKGALLHTYILSILIRTVMEVTFIVVQYLIYGVFLKAMYLCTTWPCPNAVNCYMSRPTEKNIFIVFMLVVSGVSLLLSVLELYHLGWKSVKKCVRNKTLQKNNHRAVTVAVSTGLESNKHQQPSASCTPPPDFDHCLTAPRSMNPMTSIASHPFNTRMALQQNSANLATERHHSCDNLEDEEDFLRIRYEQLPAELPNGCSPLPLLHSGFLKDKRRLSRTSGTSSRARQDDLAV from the coding sequence ATGGGAGACTGGAGTCTTCTTGGGAATTTCCTTGAAGAGGTCCAGGAGCACTCCACTTCGGTCGGGAAGGTTTGGCTCACCATCTTGTTCATTTTCCGCATCCTGGTCCTGGGCACGGCGGCGGAGTCGTCCTGGGGCGACGAGCAGAGCGACTTCATGTGCGACACCCAGCAACCCGGTTGCACCAACGTCTGCTACGACAGCGCCTTCCCTATTGCCCACATCCGCTACTGGGTGTTGCAGATCGTGTTTGTCTCCACGCCCTCACTCATCTATATGGGCCACGCCATGCACACGGTGCGTAtggaggagaagaggaagaggatggagcaggaggagagggagGCTAGAGGGGACGATGGAGAAGACCTGCAGAAGGAGAAGGAGTTCCTCCAGCAGAAACAGAATACAGCTGAGGGGACAGGTCGTGTCCGTCTAAAAGGAGCCCTGCTCCACACTTACATCCTGAGCATCTTGATCCGAACAGTGATGGAGGTCACCTTCATAGTGGTGCAGTATCTCATATATGGGGTATTCCTCAAGGCGATGTACCTCTGCACGACCTGGCCTTGTCCCAATGCCGTGAACTGCTACATGTCCCGACCCACAGAGAAGAACATCTTTATCGTCTTCATGCTGGTGGTGTCTGGCGTGTCTCTTCTGCTGTCCGTGTTGGAACTCTACCACCTTGGCTGGAAGAGCGTCAAGAAGTGCGTACGCAACAAGACGTTGCAGAAGAACAACCATAGGGCTGTGACAGTGGCCGTGTCCACAGGGTTGGAATCCAACAAACACCAACAACCTTCCGCCTCTTGCACCCCACCCCCGGATTTCGATCACTGCCTGACCGCGCCGAGATCCATGAATCCCATGACCTCCATTGCCTCCCACCCGTTCAACACCAGGATGGCACTGCAGCAGAACTCGGCCAACCTGGCGACCGAGCGGCACCACAGCTGTGACAACCTGGAGGACGAGGAGGACTTCTTGAGGATCAGATACGAACAGCTGCCTGCAGAGCTTCCCAACGGCTGCTCGCCACTGCCGCTGCTCCATTCAGGCTTCCTGAAGGACAAACGACGCCTGAGCAGGACCAGCGGCACCAGCAGCCGGGCGCGGCAAGATGACCTGGCAGTGTAG